One genomic window of Pelmatolapia mariae isolate MD_Pm_ZW linkage group LG5, Pm_UMD_F_2, whole genome shotgun sequence includes the following:
- the manbal gene encoding protein MANBAL, whose amino-acid sequence MSADLDLSAPEIPEPTLLESILRYGLFLGAIFQLICILAVIFPSSKGHEQEEAESTDVKAAEQIKKPKGPTPQPRQKPKKESKKKR is encoded by the exons ATGTCTGCAGACCTGGACTTGTCCGCTCCAGAGATCCCTGAACCTACCCTGCTAGAAAGCATACTGCGCTATGGGTTGTTTCTCGGTGCTATCTTTCAGCTTATTTGCATCCTGGCTGTCATCTTCCCTTCATCCAAGGGCCACGAACAG GAGGAAGCCGAGTCCACTGACGTAAAGGCTGCTGAACAGATAAAGAAACCTAAAGGACCAACACCTCAGCCTCGACAGAAACCAAAGAAAGAGAGCAAAAAGAAGCGATGA
- the LOC134626932 gene encoding nuclear factor of activated T-cells, cytoplasmic 2 has product MTSGGLGLTEGLGQDINQEELDFSDLFLYNQPDFSVGCDKVTDDTGGLLDNDSQPPLLVVQPQDAYISTSNPPTSNQDTSSHSTNAGNLSGAVFDTMGLTSRVGIPAPSPRIEITPSGDSLSSQTLEPSPASKARGSYRECVSPASSNSSTGWGADTYSPLASPCVSPSNVGSCGMGLNPLDLCSSLQGIHTSSNHSSPGASPRNSITDETYLQPQNRSASPLPHQRSRSVSPQRGKRFYGQTHSSQEGTPVKQRSRSPSPIPSPHDQQGSYYLHQYQAQAEFHPQVQTATSGLDEILNSSPGRAKIQDCVYGEGYDWAAEQENMSRGGAEIKPETFYMLPTVWPPSHSLHHSGRSAFSGLALAPLPSLEWSLPSQTDQYELLIQQQPRSHHRAHYETEGSRGAVKTPNGGHPEVQLRGYQGTSALALQVFIGTADERLLKPHAFYQVHRITGKTVTTPSMERMINGTKVLEIPLEPKSYMRVVIDCVGILKLRNADIELRNGETDIGRKNTRVRLVFRVHIPQPAGQLVSLQVASHPIECSQRSAQELPAVERQDLDQCSVLGGQQMVLTGQNFTSDSKVIFSEKTQDGQQIWEVEATVDRDKTQANMLFVEVPPYRDRNICQPAKVNFCVINGKKKRSQPQHFVYTPMIAIKAEPLDDYQLNSYGYSNNQSLSGMSMKSLYHPLEQDNNLQALNVSSALYHLTTVDPRAHMLTPDQLDDQPVYYQSRPGTLVNNPVLYHTGNQRYSNCSSALLGGSPMAPHPASAPSQCVSARTPVPKLGEGPQVGDSFDPYSMSRNHGYMQTALPLGKSPPLRYIQSQVQAKVGSRVDPGGQPLAQIAPARGNHEERAPEKIMIKQENLSYAYLEDVNDIIRRDMRGHNGE; this is encoded by the exons ATGACTTCTGGAGGTTTGGGGCTCACCGAGGGCCTGGGCCAAGACATAAACCAGGAGGAGTTAGACTTTTCGGACCTTTTTCTGTATAATCAACCTGATTTTTCTGTTGGCTGTGATAAAG TGACAGATGACACTGGTGGTCTCCTTGACAATGACAGTCAGCCTCCTCTACTGGTGGTCCAGCCTCAAGATGCATACATCTCCACCTCTAACCCACCAACTTCTAACCAGGACACCTCCTCTCACAGCACCAACGCAGGAAACTTATCAGGAGCTGTGTTTGACACCATGGGGCTGACATCACGAGTTGGTATCCCTGCTCCCAGCCCCAGGATTGAGATCACTCCATCTGGTGACTCTCTCAGTTCACAAACCCTAGAGCCAAGTCCTGCCTCTAAAGCCCGGGGATCCTACAGAGAGTGCGTTAGCCCTGCCAGCAGTAATTCTTCCACAGGCTGGGGAGCAGACACTTACTCTCCCTTGGCCTCTCCATGTGTGTCGCCATCTAATGTAGGCAGCTGTGGTATGGGCTTGAATCCCTTGGACCTCTGCTCAAGCCTGCAGGGCATCCATACGTCCTCTAACCACTCCTCTCCAGGAGCCTCACCTCGAAACAGCATCACGGATGAGACCTATCTCCAACCACAGAATCGTTCTGCTTCACCACTCCCCCATCAGCGTTCCCGGTCTGTCTCGCCGCAGCGAGGCAAACGCTTCTACGGTCAGACCCACTCTAGTCAGGAGGGCACTCCTGTCAAGCAGCGTTCCCGGAGTCCTAGCCCCATCCCATCACCCCACGATCAGCAGGGGTCCTACTACTTGCACCAATACCAGGCTCAAGCTGAGTTTCACCCTCAAGTTCAGACCGCAACCTCTGGCCTGGACGAGATTCTGAATAGCAGTCCAGGAAGGGCCAAAATACAGGACTGTGTGTATGGCGAGGGTTACGACTGGGCTGCTGAGCAAGAAAACATGAGTAGGGGTGGAGCTGAGATCAAACCTGAGACCTTCTACATGCTCCCAACTGTGTGGCCTCCTTCTCATTCACTCCATCATAGTGGACGATCTGCATTCAG TGGTCTCGCCTTGGCTCCACTTCCATCTTTAGAGTGGTCATTGCCCAGTCAGACTGACCAGTATGAGCTACTGATCCAACAACAGCCCAGATCGCATCACAGAGCTCACTATGAGACCGAGGGCAGTCGAGGAGCTGTCAAGACACCAAATGGAGGGCACCCGGAGGTTCAG CTCCGTGGCTACCAAGGCACATCCGCACTGGCGCTGCAGGTCTTCATTGGAACAGCCGATGAGAGGCTCCTGAAACCCCACGCCTTCTACCAGGTCCACCGCATCACCGGGAAGACCGTCACCACACCCAGCATGGAGAGGATGATCAACGGCACTAAAGTGTTGGAGATCCCTCTGGAGCCAAAGAGCTACATGAGAGTTGT GATTGACTGCGTTGGAATCTTGAAGCTGAGAAATGCTGACATTGAACTAAGAAATGGAGAGACTGATATTGGACGAAAAAACACACGCGTGCGCTTGGTCTTTCGCGTCCACATTCCTCAACCTGCAGGCCAGCTCGTGTCTCTTCAAGTGGCCTCTCATCCTATTGAATGCT CTCAGCGTTCAGCTCAGGAGCTCCCTGCAGTCGAGAGGCAGGACCTGGACCAATGCTCTGTACTCGGTGGTCAACAAATGGTCCTTACTGGACAGAATTTTACATCTGACTCAAAGGTGATATTCTCGGAGAAGACACAAG ATGGACAGCAGATCTGGGAAGTGGAGGCCACTGTGGACAGAGATAAAACTCAAGCT AACATGCTGTTTGTTGAAGTCCCTCCATATCGAGACCGGAACATTTGCCAGCCGGCCAAAGTCAACTTCTGCGTCATCAATGGGAAAAAGAAACGCAGTCAGCCTCAGCACTTCGTCTACACTCCTATGATAG ccatTAAAGCAGAACCACTGGATGACTACCAGCTGAATTCTTATGGCTATTCAAATAATCAGTCTCTCTCTGGCATGTCAATGAAGTCACTGTACCATCCCCTGGAGCAAGACAACAACCTTCAAGCCTTGAATGTTTCCTCAGCACTTTACCATCTAACCACTGTAGACCCCCGAGCCCACATGTTAACCCCAGATCAACTGGATGATCAACCAGTCTATTACCAGTCAAGACCTGGCACTCTGGTCAACAACCCAGTGCTGTACCACACTGGGAATCAGCGTTACAGCAACTGCAGTAGCGCTCTACTAGGTGGTTCCCCAATGGCTCCGCATCCAGCCTCTGCTCCCAGCCAGTGTGTCAGTGCCAGAACCCCTGTGCCCAAATTGGGTGAAGGTCCTCAGGTTGGTGATTCGTTTGACCCTTATTCAATGTCAAGGAATCATGGTTACATGCAGACAGCATTACCACTAGGAAAGTCGCCACCTCTGAGATACATTCAAAGTCAAGTCCAGGCAAAGGTTGGAAGCCGGGTGGACCCAGGTGGGCAGCCTCTGGCCCAGATCGCCCCTGCTAGAGGAAACCATGAGGAACGAGCTCCAGAGAAAATCATGATCAAACAAGAGAACCTCAGTTATGCCTATCTGGAGGATG TGAATGACATCATAAGAAGAGACATGAGAGGCCACAATGGAGAGTGA